GCGGCGTAGACCAGCACCGCCATCAGGTTGGCGGCGAAGCCGGTCCAGATGACGAGGCGCGAGCGCCGGAAGCCGTAGACCTCGGTCAGCACGTCGCCGAAGAGGTAGGTCAGCGGGAAGACCACCACCCCGCCCGGCAGGGCGAGGCCGGCCACGCTGACCAGGCGGCCGGCGACCACGTTGGCGACGAGCAGCGTGGCCACGAAGGCGCCGGCCACGATCACGAAGAGGGCGGAGAACTTGCGCTCCATGGGCCTCCGACCTTCCTCCGGCGGCTCCCCGCGACCTCCGGGCCCCCGGCGGGCCTCCGGAACCTTCCGCCCGGCCCCGCGGGCCGTGTCGGGCGCCGCCCGGCAGGTAGCATACTACCCGTCCACCGCCGCGGAAGTCGCCCGACGGCCGCGAGACTTCTTAGGCTTCGCTCAGGTGCCCTTCACCACCGTTTCAGCGACACGTGCCATGATGCTTCCGGGGGTGAAACGGAGATGGACATGTGGGATCCGTCGCGGGATGACGAGGCGCGCCGGACGGGCGACGGGGCCTGGCAGGCGGACGGCCGCCTGGAGGGCGGAGCCGGCGAGGCCTTCCGGCCGGAAGCCGACGAGCCCGCACCCCTGCAGTCGCCCCTGCAGTCGCCGGAGGTGGAAGAGGAGCCGATCCCGGCGACGAGCCGCCCGACGCGCCGCCGCTGGCGCCCCCGCCGGGCGGTGGCCGTGGCCGTGGTCGTCGCCCTGCTGGTCGGCCTGGCCGGCGGTGCCGCGCTGGGCTACTTCTGGGTCGGGCACGGCGGCGGCGGCACGGCGGGGCTTCCTCCCCTGACCGCCGCCAGCGGCGGGCAGGCCGGCGGACAGGCCGGTCTCGCCGCAACGGCCAACACCGACGTCTCCTCGCTGGCCACGCCGGTCACCCGCGTCTACCAGGCGGTGGGGAACGCGGTGGTGGCCATCCAGTCGCAGTCTTCGAGCCCGTTCGGCACGCAGAGCGGCCTGGGCTCCGGCTTCTTCATCGACACGCAGGGCCATATCGTCACCAACTACCACGTCATCGAGGGGGCCGACCAGCTGACGGTCCAGCTGGCCGACGGCCGCACCTATTCGGCGCACGTGGTCGGCACCGACCCCGGCAACGACCTGGCCGTCATCCAGCCGGACCAGGCGATCCCGGACATCACGGTGGCTCCCCTGGGTGACTCGGACAAGGTGCTGGTGGGCGAGCTGGCCATCGCCATCGGCAATCCGTTCGGCTACGACCACACGGTGACGGCGGGCATCGTCAGCGCGCTGGGGCGGACGCTGCCCTCCGGCAACCAGCACTCCATCGCCGGCATGATCCAGACCGACGCCGCCATCAACCCGGGCAACTCGGGCGGCCCGCTCCTGGACGCCAACGGCGAGGTGATCGGCATCAACACCGCCATCGAGGCGCCCAACGGCGGGCGCTTCAGCGGCGGCCAGGCGGGCAACGTGGGCATCGGCTTCGCCATCCCCATCAACACCCTCAAGGCGGAGGCGAGCCAGCTGCTCGCCGGCGGGCAGGTGCAGCACGCCTGGCTGGGCATCAGCGGGATGGAGCTGACGCCCCAGGTGGCCTCGCAGTACGGCCTCCCCGTCAGCTCGGGCGTGCTGGTGGTGGAGACGCTGCCCGGCAGCCCCGCGCGCAGCGCCGGCCTGCAGGCGGCGACGGTCGACCCGACCACCGGCCAGCCGGACTTCTCCTCGGCCGACGTCATCACCGCGGTCAACGGCCAGAAGGTCACCTCGGCGGTCCAGCTCTCCTCGCTGCTCGACCGGGTGGGGGTGGGCCGGACGGCCACGCTGACCGTGGTGCGGGGCGGTCGCACGCTCCAGATCCCGGTCCGCCTGGCCGCCTGGCCGGCCAGCCTGCCGGGCTGAGCCGGAGCCGCGACCCCGAGTCAGCGAGCGTGCAGGAGGGGGCGGGTGCGACCCGCCCCCTCTCCTTGCTCCGCCTCCTCCGCGCCTCAGCGCTCCTCGCCGGGCCAGCGCCAGGCGGCGCTCCAGCGCGGCGGCCGCCGCTCGGCGAAGGCGCGCGGTCCCTCCACGGCATCGGCGCTGGCGTAGACGACCCGGTACAGCTCGGCCGCACGGTCGAGGCCGGCCTTGAGGCCCAGGCTCATGGCCTCGCGCAGCGCGCGCTTGGCGGCGAGGACGCTGAGCGGCGCGTTGGCGGCGATGCGCTCCGCCAGCTCGAGCGCTCCCTCCAGCAGGCGGGCGGGCGGCAGGAGGCGGTTGACAAAGCCCAGCTCGTAGAGACGCCGCGCGGGCAGCGGCTCGCCGGTCATGGCCAGCTCCAGCGCCACCGCCAGCGGCAGCTGGCCGAGGAGCGGCACCGCCCAGGGCGAACCGCGCCCCACCCTGGCCTCGGCGATGGCGAAGGTGGCCTCCTCGCTGGCCAGGCGCAAGTCGGCGTTCTGCACCAAGAGGAAGCCGCCCCCCGCGGCGACGCCGTTGACCGCCGCCAGGACGGGCTTCCGCACCTCCAGCATGCGCCGCATCAGCGGGTCGCGCACCCGCGCCAAGAGGTCCTCGCCGCGCGCGCTCAGCTCGGCCTGCTCCTTCAGGTCCATGCCGGCGCAGAAGGCCCGCTCGCCGGCGCCGGTCAGGACCACCACGCGGATGCGGTCGTCGCGGTCCACCTGCTCCCAGAAGTCGGTGAGCAGGTTCCAGAGCGTGCTCGAGAGGGCGTTCCTGCGCTCCGGCCGGTCCAGGGTGAGGAGCGCCACCCCCTGGCGGATCTCCAACCTGAGCGGCTCCGCCTCAGCCATCGCCCGGCACCTCCACCTCGAGGCGGAGGAGCGCGTTGCCCAGCGACTTGCCCGTCTGGTCGAAGCGGAGCGTGCGCGTGGCGCCGCCGCCCAGCGCCCGCCGCATCACCACGTTCAGGGCCAGGATGTTGGGCAGTTCGTAGACCTCCACCTCGCCCTGGACGACGCCCTTCATCAGCGCCTTCACCCGCGCCGGCGTCACCTCGCGGCGGAGCACCTGGTAGGCCGCCTCGTCGAAGGCGAGCAGGCCGACGTTGGAGACGTCGCCCTTGTCTCCCGAGCGGGCGTAGCAGAGCTCCGCCAGCCGCTTCCTCGCCACGGTCGTCGCCTCCTTGCCGCGCCGGGGGCGCGCCCCGCACCGCCACTCCCGCCCGGGCCGGCCGCCCCCGCGCGCCTCAGGCGTCCAGGGTGCGGACGCGCACCTCCACCGCCTCGCGCGGCACCAGCGTGGGGAAGAGCGAGATCACCTGCCGCGTCCGCAGCGGCGCGCCCCAGCCGGTGCCGGCCGGCCCCCAGGTGGTGGCCAGGAAGAACTCCCTGCGCGCCGCCTCCGCCTCCTCCCGCGTCCGCGTGTGGACGGCCACGCGCAGCTCCACCTCGTTCACCTGCTCCTCGTCCGCCGGCCAGGGGGCCGCCTCGCCGTGGAGCATGTCGATGCCCACGCGGTCGAAGCGGAGGCCCAGCGGCCGGACGCCGCGCATCTCCAGGCGGCGGCGGAGCCACTCCTCCAGGTGGCGCGCCTTCTCCAGCGCATGCGGCCAGCTGACGCCCAGCCGCCCCTCGGCGATCCAGCCGTCGGCGTAGCCGATCTGCACCTTGAGCGTCTCCGGCCGCGGCCCGCCGCCCATGTCGCGGACGAGCACCCGGTCCCCGCCCAGGTCCTCCAGGCGGAGACGGGTGAAGTCGGCCACCGCGTCGGGCATCACGTACTGCCTCGGGTCGTGCACCTCGTAGACCAGGTGTTCCTTGACCGACCAGGCGTCGACCCGGCCCCCCGTGCCGGGGAGCTTGGTGATC
The DNA window shown above is from Bacillota bacterium and carries:
- a CDS encoding enoyl-CoA hydratase/isomerase family protein, yielding MAEAEPLRLEIRQGVALLTLDRPERRNALSSTLWNLLTDFWEQVDRDDRIRVVVLTGAGERAFCAGMDLKEQAELSARGEDLLARVRDPLMRRMLEVRKPVLAAVNGVAAGGGFLLVQNADLRLASEEATFAIAEARVGRGSPWAVPLLGQLPLAVALELAMTGEPLPARRLYELGFVNRLLPPARLLEGALELAERIAANAPLSVLAAKRALREAMSLGLKAGLDRAAELYRVVYASADAVEGPRAFAERRPPRWSAAWRWPGEER
- a CDS encoding VUT family protein; translated protein: MERKFSALFVIVAGAFVATLLVANVVAGRLVSVAGLALPGGVVVFPLTYLFGDVLTEVYGFRRSRLVIWTGFAANLMAVLVYAA
- a CDS encoding trypsin-like peptidase domain-containing protein, giving the protein MDMWDPSRDDEARRTGDGAWQADGRLEGGAGEAFRPEADEPAPLQSPLQSPEVEEEPIPATSRPTRRRWRPRRAVAVAVVVALLVGLAGGAALGYFWVGHGGGGTAGLPPLTAASGGQAGGQAGLAATANTDVSSLATPVTRVYQAVGNAVVAIQSQSSSPFGTQSGLGSGFFIDTQGHIVTNYHVIEGADQLTVQLADGRTYSAHVVGTDPGNDLAVIQPDQAIPDITVAPLGDSDKVLVGELAIAIGNPFGYDHTVTAGIVSALGRTLPSGNQHSIAGMIQTDAAINPGNSGGPLLDANGEVIGINTAIEAPNGGRFSGGQAGNVGIGFAIPINTLKAEASQLLAGGQVQHAWLGISGMELTPQVASQYGLPVSSGVLVVETLPGSPARSAGLQAATVDPTTGQPDFSSADVITAVNGQKVTSAVQLSSLLDRVGVGRTATLTVVRGGRTLQIPVRLAAWPASLPG